In Osmia lignaria lignaria isolate PbOS001 chromosome 13, iyOsmLign1, whole genome shotgun sequence, the DNA window ttgaatttttgtattttttacttaaaaggAAGTTTAAAGTTGCTATTTATAATAGCGGCTGAGTGGTGTATAGGTTAAGGCACTCGCTCTTCGACAGCGAGATAGGGAATTCGAATCCTCGAGGAGCAAAAAAAAACACAATTTTTTTCCGAAGACCTTAACCATACAAAGCTCAATCGGCATTTCCTCTCTCGATtcaattaggttaggttaatttTTTCCATTTGCGCAATCTGAGACTAGGCTCATTCGATAGGACTCGTCGAGATCTTtcagaatatacagggtgtcctgtaACTCCTGTAAATGGGggattgctggggtgattctgaacaacattttcctttaccaaaatgtcgtttgaagcttcgtttttgagttattaacgaaaaacactagccaatcagagcgcgcctttagcacgggccgaaccacgagatggtcgtgaacaaacgcattggcacagcgtggatATCAAGAgaagcgtgcgataaatgttacatcgtcttaaattaagaacaatgtggaatcattcgttattcatgaataatgaatgcgtttgtgccaatgcgtttgttcacgaccacgaccgagcacggctgaaagccaacgctctcgtggttcggcctgtGCTAAAGgcacgctctgattggccagtgtttttcgttaataacttaaaaacgaagcttcacgcaacgacattttggtaaagaaaaatgttgttcagaatcagcCCAGCAACCCCGTatttccgggagttacaggaattacgggacaccctgtatatattgtCCTATTTTGGGGGCGGTGAAACACGGAACCGGAACGGAAATTTCGccctaaattttacatttcgaAGTGGCTACATTTATACAGTATCCACAATAATACGCGTCAAGTCTCTTTGATGTGTGAAAAATGACTGTCACCCGTGTTTTGTTTTCCATTCTTTTACCtcgatttacttttttttttcatagatgTAGCCGCGGAGAAGACTCAACAAACGCTGATGTCGGGCATCGAGACATTTGACCCGACCAGTTTGAAACACACTGAAACTCAAGAAAAGAATCCGCTACCTGACAAGGATGGTACATTATCGTATTTCCTGACTTTCAAAGcaattttttctctttgtttaaaaaatatttaaggaATGTTATTCAATATTTGTATACAGCGATTCAGCAGGAAAAGGGAAAGCAGCAACTAATCTCtggaattgaaaattttgatcCTGCGAAGCTAAAACACGCCGAAACGCTCGAGAAAAATCCCTTGCCTACCAAAGAAGGTACATAactgaattaataaataaaagaaagagaatagtTTTGATTTTACatgaaaataagtaaaataatattttttctgtttcagcaATCGACGCTGAAAAAATAGCTGCTTAAAAAGGGAACTTTAAAACCGGAAACACAGAAAAGAAAGGAAGCAGCGACTCGTCATTTCTTCCATTTTCTATATCgtgaaattttataacaatttacTCATACATTGTCcacaggaaaaaaaaagaagaatgcgACACACACTGTGTTAATGTAATCTTATGATTATACTTATCCTACCGCCATGAGCGTCCCTTTCGGCGAGACGCACAAGTCGTTTTTTACATAAAAACTATTAACAATGAAACGACGATGAAGGTCGGGCCCAaacttaatgaaaaaaaaaaaaaaatacgatcAAACTTTACAAACGGTCCATTTCATTCCTAACGTTACCAATATTCAATGATTTTGGGCTTGTATCAACATCCGTCTTAATAATAACTCGCCAAAGGATGTACTTTTTATACTAAGAAAGCTGCACGTAAGCAAACGTTATTTTCGATAGCAACAAAATTATTGGGTAGCATTGCATGCGTTACAGATATCGCAATGGTGCAGCGGTTGATCTTATATTTGTGtaaaaatcatattttatataacGGGCTATTGTACTTTTTTAACATTTCGTACACATCGCATTGTCATTCcgatgaaaattattatgacgaataaaaaagtaatttgtACAAGAAGTTTTATAATGTCTGTATACCAGTTTCATTAGGATATGCGATAAGAATCTTATTCCTTCACAAACAACAATATCTatcatttgatataatttaCATAGTATTCgtgtatgaaaatatatttcttaatggaaaaaagaaattactgtACCCTTGTTCTACATCAGACGAGGGTCATTCAAACTAGCGCGCGAAAGCAAAAAAAAGGCGACTTCTATTTGTAACTGTAAGCTTGTAGTAGTGTAGCGAGGTCCTTTTCTTTCTAGAATAATTCCCAAAAGTACCGAATAACGGATCATGATTGGTCGATAAATCGACTTCGTCCAATAGTCTTGTGGAAATCCGTTGTAACAGAAAGGTAACGAAGAAGTACACACACCTGTTGCTAATCCTATGGTAGCCATGCTAAGATTTTAAGAACAAAGTAACAGTCAAATCGTACTACAACCTCCTAAATTTTGGAGCGATTGTCACTCTTTGATCGAAcgaatttttcatatttgcgaATAAACAGGTACAGATATATTCTCTttctaaataatataattattttatttattttcagattaGCAATTCACAggtaataatatacatatatgtagtaTTATAATATAGAGACAGTTTTTCAAATGTGTGACCTTATTGTTAAACGTATCATGAAACTATGAAAATTTTAGCAgatatagaatatttatataattacgttcattaaaaaacaaattcaatgaaaaatacgTAAACTACGTATAAAGTTAAAAATGCCTTGTTATTTCTCTAGTTGCAAAAAATGGAAATTTCACCTAGAAAACCATCAAAACGATCACAAGAACCTGTTGATGAATGGCTACAGACCGAAGGATATTTTAGGAAACATGCACCCAAAGATCCCACTTGTTTGTTTAGAGCAGTTAGCGAACAAGTTTATATGACACAATATTATCATATAAAGGTCAGAAAAGAATGTGTGGAATTTATGcgaaaaatgaaacatttgttCATAGAGGTATATTTAATGCATTCGTTTTAGTCTTCGTATTGTGatataaaattcttaattataCAATCTTTCACAGAATGTAATAATTCCATTTGATGACTATCTTGAGCAAATGGAATGCTTTACCGAATGGGGTAGTATAAATGAAATCCAAGCCATGTCATTGCTTTACCAAagagaatttattatatataatggTCAAAAGCAAATTAGTTACAATGTTACTAATAATGGTTTTCAAGATACTATATATTTATGCCATACTCCGCAGAAACAATATGAAAGTATATATACAAGAGACTTTGTTGCAACTGCTGCCTATTGTCAATGTAGGATCTATTTctctttgttttgttttttaattaatatgctTCCATTTGTGTgccaaatttttttataattttattttcagccaTTGTTTATCAAGTATTATATAAGAATGTCTTTCACATGAGTGATATAGAAGATACTGTTCATAAAATGTTACATGACCGAAGTGGTACATTTAGACATGATAAGTTTTTCCTCaaaggaaatttagaaattagagAGTGAGTATATTAatacttatattattaatattcagaTCAGATCATAATGTAAGTTTAATTTGTATATGGTTAGAGAATTGACTACAGAAATATTTACCAAAGTTGAAACTGAAACTTATACCGACGAGGTTGATAATGGGCAAGCTGTACCAAAAAATATACCACCTTTTCCATATAGAATTGCTAAAGCTCTTGATCCCAATATTTATCGTAATACTGACTTCGATATTTGGCATGAAATCAGACGAggtaataaaaatcaaatttatgttaaaaataatgtagCTGTGTCAAAGGaagtaatgaaaattttaatatttcagaagTGAAAAATGCGGGATGGACCAGACACAACAGCCACGAACTTCAAGTTGGTGGCAAGTGTTTGGTACAAATGGATTTTAATGAGAACGATATTGACGAAGCTAATAATAATAGCGTTTATATGTCCTCTCTTGAAAAAGAATCTAacaataataatgtaaaatcgGTGGAGAGAAAGGACAAACAAGGTCCTGCATTCTTTTATGGACATATTCAAGAAATGAGTAAAGATCAGGGACCAGTGTTAGTTTTTATTGAAGAActaggagaaaagaaaattgtaccCTATTCTGCTCTTAAACCGCTACCTTTAAGAAAGAATAAACAGAACAATTGGCTACCAACGTATAAAAGAAACGTACTTTTAGATTCAAGTTAGTATTtgacattttttataatattttcaaaatcttttgtatttttctttaaagTGTTTGTTGCATATTTTGATAGatcagaaatggaaaaaaaactgTGGCTCAGGTTCGCGCAAAATTAAAGAGACTACTAGtatgaatattttttcaaataatattgatAAACATGAGAACAGCGATAACAGCGTAAATgatattaacaaaaataattttcagtgGAAAGAAGAATCTTTGTAAGTATCTTGTTTATGCCTGTAGtttaattgataaaaatatttatttgatggTTTTATAGAAAGGTAGTTCAACATGGATATGAAAATTATACAATGGAAAAGTGTACCAACTTTCCAATTAACGTAAGTTCAAAAGATATAATAGTTATAAATGAGAAAAGACTTAATGTTACAATgaaacctttcttttttttttttttatttttctatttatagaaTTCAGTTCCTCAAAGGAACATTTTTGATAATACCCAATCTTCTATAGTGGAGCCTGTTAGgcaagaaaataataaacaacgCAAAGAAAGAACTTcgtttacaaataaaaattcggAGAATgtgataaaaaatgtaaaacctgacggtataaataataataataaagttgtTAATACAGGGTTCAATTTATATTCTAAGCAAAGAGTGCAAAAGGAAGCTCATTATTCATCATATTCTGGTATGTAACGAATCAACAACTTTATTTTCAGCGtatatatttaatgaaactTACTCGTCTTTTATGCATTGTTTAATATTCAGAAGATCCTAGTAATCAGATGCTACGTCCTATTAAttgttctgtacaaaaaagtgtTGATATAAATGGTAGTGATTTGCCATTATCAGGTAAATGTATACATATCTTTTAGTACAtgtattattaaacaattatgttcacagaatttttttttttgctgttGTAGATCCGTTTACTTTgagatttttttataatttaggaTTAGAGGTAGGTCTTACTTTTTAGTTTAAAATTAACTCGTTAATACGTAgttcctttttattatattattttgtagtATTTTCGCGGTAGCACTAACTGGAATTATTTAACAAATGGACAAGCACCTGACTTTGGACAGTGGTATCAAGGTAagcgaaatttaaaattaatttttcgctTAATGATCATCTCTTTCCTAATAtcgtatatatttatataaaaggaATACCTCAAAATGATATGGGCattgaaaatattacaaatggTGTACTACATGACTGTACATTGAccgaaaaaaataataatgatcaGAAAGAGACAAATACTCCTCAATTGATGTGTAATAATAATACGAGAGTTACGCAAACTCTGCAGGCTGAAGGTTTTAAAGGAGAACACGGAAAAGACTTGCACCCATCTCATGATAAAATCAAAGAACATGAACCGTTTAATAAAAGCACTTCCTATATGAATAGAAGTGGTTTAGGTCCACGATTTAAGAAAAATGCCGATAGTATGTATTAATCAAGAATCAAGTAACTGTAATCaagaattatgaatttttttttaccaaAGTAGTATTAACTTGTTCTTTTTACAGATCGATCCCGTTTTAATCAACATTCCACACCGCCAACCAATCAGTATTTATCAAATGAATCACCCAATTTTAAatcaccacctcctcctcctaaGCTAGAAATGGAAATGAAAGGGGATGATGGAAATGTTCAACATTCGATGATCGTACCTCCACAATTACAAACGCCGACAAATGCAATGAACTCTTATCAAGTACCTTACATGCAGCAGGGCATGTATCCATATTATGCTAACGAGGCAGAAGGATTTGCAAATTCTTATTATACTCCAAATACGGGATACTTTCCGATGCCTTATTTGCCGCCTTCTGAGATACCAGATAACAATAATGTACAATCATTTTCACCGCAACTTTACCCAGGCATCGATTACGCACAAGCGTATTCTGGATTGTGTCCACCGTACGTGTGTCCTCAACCACCTCCATACGCTATACCGCCACAAAATATGCAAGAACACTGGTATGCAGTTGCTGGACAACCGCATTACATGCAGTATACACCTGTATTACCTGTAACTACAGAAGCAACTTGCAACGGAATATCGCAAAGTGCAAGTCAGAATGTTTCGCTTTAAAACTTGCCTTACATTTACTATTTGCAAAACTTATGTTCCTATAGAGTAAGAATCTTGCATAGTGATTGcaatgaaaatgtgtgtaatcaAATAATCTTGTTTGCAAGTTGTAAAACCAAAGCTATCACTGATAGTATTATCTAGTAGTTTGTAACAAGTACCATTAATACtcacaaatattatataaaaatttttgataCGTAAAAATAGTGAAAAGTtgcaaatttttgaaattctatattttcaaataaatgtcAAAAATATGTTACTTATACTACATACTGGAAGTTGAAGTTTAAAGTTCGACATAAGTATTCTACTAACATATAACGTGTATTAAATTATCGTCGTTGAGCTCCGTCCTGTTTGTAGAGCTCAGTGATCATTATAGTACAAACTATCATTCTTAAGTGTTAATAGAAATACCTGTATAAGTTGGTAAATAGTTCCTAACGTACAGTTTCATTACTGTATGTATATTGCTCAagatataaataacaaatatctttttgaaattttatacaggTGACTTTAGTTTATAAACATTCATGATCTCATTTATACTTGTACATTTTGTTTGATAAAATACtttataaaatactataaaataaaGTTTCCTTCTTGTTTGATATTGAATATTGCATCATTGAATAACTATAATGGTGGAagaatttaagtcaattaaataaataattgagaaaagaaattacaggcattaaataaataacatcaAATAAGTACAACAATATTGCACTTATATATCTActgaataattgtaataatgatgatcttttatttatattggCAACAGTTCTAATTCATACAGGTtgcaaagggtatagccgggtaaggtaggtaaaatggcccttgaaccaaattaaattcagaatgcgtcattcgatagcatatcataagaaaatactgtacaccaattttcaaccctttatcttaaccaggggggcagtgagggggggggggggggggggggggcaaaaaAGACGCCACATCGATCGTGCCCCATTTCTCCTATTTGATAACATccgaaaattctaaaaaaattctgatacactACAAACACGGTAGTGCATATTAGggaatttttttagattttttcattgcaaatcctAGTTGTAAATCCTATATGTAACAAATCCGcgatttgttattgaaaatgtaagagcactatttttatattactacTGTGGTAATAACATTAGTATAGCTATtattcttgaattttttcagattttttgttgtggtgcaacgtagttaaaaaaatcaaaaaccaattATTTCGCATAAAAAAGTAGCttctactttgaatttttatttcctgttttTTCAGAATATGTATTAAGTACTTTTAAATAGATTCACATTCTTATTCAAAAGGAATAtggaaataaaggaaataaaaatatatgtttttttttgtttcttttttttgtgtgttcaccgattactccgagatgaaaaaaaatttttcattttttcattagtattgcaaaatacaggaagtttttaatgtcaaaattggacgatttcaatgtccttttaatatgttgtcggggacatgattctgaacaactttttcattatgcataattaacggaaagttttggtttccgaggtattccTGAAaaactattattactattacattgaattctacgtatgcctacgtgtctctacggGTGTATGAGTATGAGTTAACATGAAGTCGCCGATTCTCCACTGTTTCTTATATACAtgtgtataccgcagttcaccagagtccatactgcgaaaagaccagttttcgttcttcgcgcttctccagtgcgcatcttcgtcctgattggcgatacttccaaacgaagtggaaagcgattagcagagagctcgctgcgttcccccaccatcttccaacctgcgcgtcgcagttatggactctggtgaaatGCGGTATAtgtactctgcaaggcatgtatGTACCGATtacgatgaaacctttcatatctaataggagatatttcgtCAATATCTCACATGcacacatttttatatactcgtatcttttaaactatggtttcctaaacttttaacttgcattttcggacttttcaggtcaaaaactacaaaaatacatattttggtcccctaagacgAAGTTTAACCCCTGTAAGTATATATTTTGTTGTAACGTTGTAACGCAagaaatagtaatagtaattacATATAAATTGTAAATGTTATTGCTCTGAATAAGTAactatatattacatattaaaaTTGTTGCATACAACACCTGAAATACAGTTAGGAAAGAAGAGCTTGGTATCTGAATTTTATGAGGA includes these proteins:
- the cib gene encoding thymosin beta cib isoform X1, whose protein sequence is MSSPSLKDLPKVALDLKSELEGFNHGCMKKAATAEKNVLPSAEDVRQERQHSELIHDVESFKPDQLKHADTKEKIILPNAKDVAAEKTQQTLMSGIETFDPTSLKHTETQEKNPLPDKDAIQQEKGKQQLISGIENFDPAKLKHAETLEKNPLPTKEAIDAEKIAA
- the cib gene encoding thymosin beta cib isoform X2, translating into MSSPSLKDLPKVALDLKSELEGFNHGCMKKAATAEKNVLPSAEDVAAEKTQQTLMSGIETFDPTSLKHTETQEKNPLPDKDAIQQEKGKQQLISGIENFDPAKLKHAETLEKNPLPTKEAIDAEKIAA
- the LOC117610320 gene encoding uncharacterized protein LOC117610320; this encodes MEISPRKPSKRSQEPVDEWLQTEGYFRKHAPKDPTCLFRAVSEQVYMTQYYHIKVRKECVEFMRKMKHLFIENVIIPFDDYLEQMECFTEWGSINEIQAMSLLYQREFIIYNGQKQISYNVTNNGFQDTIYLCHTPQKQYESIYTRDFVATAAYCQSIVYQVLYKNVFHMSDIEDTVHKMLHDRSGTFRHDKFFLKGNLEIREELTTEIFTKVETETYTDEVDNGQAVPKNIPPFPYRIAKALDPNIYRNTDFDIWHEIRREVKNAGWTRHNSHELQVGGKCLVQMDFNENDIDEANNNSVYMSSLEKESNNNNVKSVERKDKQGPAFFYGHIQEMSKDQGPVLVFIEELGEKKIVPYSALKPLPLRKNKQNNWLPTYKRNVLLDSNQKWKKNCGSGSRKIKETTSMNIFSNNIDKHENSDNSVNDINKNNFQWKEESLKVVQHGYENYTMEKCTNFPINNSVPQRNIFDNTQSSIVEPVRQENNKQRKERTSFTNKNSENVIKNVKPDGINNNNKVVNTGFNLYSKQRVQKEAHYSSYSEDPSNQMLRPINCSVQKSVDINGSDLPLSDPFTLRFFYNLGLEYFRGSTNWNYLTNGQAPDFGQWYQGIPQNDMGIENITNGVLHDCTLTEKNNNDQKETNTPQLMCNNNTRVTQTLQAEGFKGEHGKDLHPSHDKIKEHEPFNKSTSYMNRSGLGPRFKKNADNRSRFNQHSTPPTNQYLSNESPNFKSPPPPPKLEMEMKGDDGNVQHSMIVPPQLQTPTNAMNSYQVPYMQQGMYPYYANEAEGFANSYYTPNTGYFPMPYLPPSEIPDNNNVQSFSPQLYPGIDYAQAYSGLCPPYVCPQPPPYAIPPQNMQEHWYAVAGQPHYMQYTPVLPVTTEATCNGISQSASQNVSL